In Glycine soja cultivar W05 chromosome 10, ASM419377v2, whole genome shotgun sequence, the genomic stretch aatacccggagcaaaagtaGCCACTAGATGTGTTTATAAAGAAATGAAGCTAAcaagagatttaaaaaaaaagaaggaaaaacacaTCCAAATCCTCCAATCCAAAAGAAAGAACCTTTCACTACAAGGGAttcatgtttgattttattGGTGTAACCAATGGTATCCTCCTCGAAGCACGAGGAGGCAATCCTATTTGAGCCAAACAGTATAGGACTACTATGAACAGTAAAACTCTCCTTGAGGTGTATCTAGAACTCAAATGTGAGACCACTTTTTGAATAAACCCAAGATACCCCTACCCGAAATTCAAAGACTACGAATTCAAGATCACTGGTTAATATAAAAGagctttatttttatgtattaataaaTGAGACTGTATCACAGGATCATAATAAATTTGCAAGTGTACATAAACCTCAGCTGTTGAGAACAAACAGAtcaatgagaaattaaaaataataggaatccaaatcaaatctgagGTTTCAGAAAACAGGAACACACGTTTTTAGCATTGTCCTTTGGTTCTGAAGAGAGGCCAAACAATTTTAAGACAACCAATTAAATTGAGAAGGAGTGCATATAGTACAGGAAAACAAGAATCCTATGTGTAGCTATATAAACCATGAGACAAATAATAAGAATGTGTAAACAAATCGGATTCAAAATACCAATTGGTAGATCTGTAGCaagtaaaaaaacaagaattggagtaataagagaactaaacttggattatgaattatgaaaagAAAGAGGAACTTACAAGAATAATAATGAgattgaaaggaaaaaacaaataagAGAAGGGTAGTTTGTGTAGGCATTATAGAGGTcctgggaagaagaagaagaagaaaaagataggAGTTGTTGATGGCGTTGTAAGAAGTAAAGTGTTATTTATAGGATTTATAAGGTACTAAAATGGTCGGAGACAAGATATTAGGATAACACTGACACAATCTCACCACGTCAGGACTTGTTTTGTTTACAAAGTAAACAACAGAGTTTGCAATTGGACTTTCTTAACATAATGACAGTATTACACCTCTGCTAAgataaattttcttattataggTTATGAATCATGATTTGTTTGAATTAGTCTATTAGTCTAtttaaagattgaaaaaaaatgatctcATCAACTCAGTTTAACCTGTTAAATATGAATTGTAAgtatatcatatattatattagCAAATAATTTGATCTGGTCACCGCTTCCCTTTTGAACAAGCATGGCCTTCAACACAATTACATTATCCAATGAGACTTCACCCACAAACACTGTATCATCTGCATATTGCATAATGTTTACAGGCTCTTTCTGCTTCCTAACTAAGTAGCTTCTGTATAGATCTTTGGTTGTTGCTACCCTCATCATACCAGTCAAACCTTCTGCCACAATATTAAAAGGCAGAGGGGCTAAAGGGTCCCCTTGTCTCAATCCTCTAGTGGGGGCAAattcctttgtagggctacCATTTATTAAGATTGATACAGTGGCTGATTGAAGACAGGCATTGATCCATTTTCTCCATTTAAGGCAGAAATCCATCCTATCCAGCATATACTCCAGAAATGACCATGAAACAGAATCATAAGCCTTTTCAAAGTCCACCTTGAACACCAGTGCTGGCTTCTTACACCTTTTAGCTTCCTCTACTACCTCATTGAGAATCATAGTTCCATGAAGAATGTGTCTATCCTTTATGAAAGCTGATTGTCTTTCATCAATGAGGCCAGGCATCACTTTCCTTAGTCTGTTTCCCAATAATTTGgctattattttatacatacaGCCAATGAGGGAGATGGGTCTATAGTCATTAAATGACTGGGGATGGTTTGTTTTAGGAATTAGGGCCAAAACGGATGCATTGTTGCCCTTAGGAAAGCTTCCATTAACATGAAATTCATCCACAAATCTCCTGAATTCTGGTTTTaggaccccccccccccaatactcctttataaaattaaaattgaatcaatCCGGCCCAGGACATTTATCCCCTCCACAACTCCACACAGCTTCCTTAAGTTCATGATCTGTAAAAGGGGCAATCATCTCCTCGCTTTGAGTGTGAGTGATCATTTTGAATTGAACCCCATCCAAGGTAGGTCTGGTTAGCTTTTCCTCAGTGAATCTACTAGCAAAAAATTTAACAGCTTCATCCTTAATCAATTTAGGTTGCTGAACCCATACATCATCAATGAAGATGCCTTGAATTGTATTATAGTGTCTTCtgaaatttatagttttgtgGAAGAAGGCTGTATTACTGTCACCTTCCTTGAGCCATTTAATCCTTGATTTCTGCCTCAAGAGTGATTCATATGCAAATGAGACCTGCCACAGTTCCTGCTGAATGGACTTCATAGACTTAACTTCATCCTCCGACAGAGTTCTATCCTGGgcaattaattcaatttcatgCAGCTTCTACTTTAGTCGCTgaattttgttgttattaacaTCCCCATTCTATATACTCCACTGTTTTAAGCTGGATTTTAGGTTCCTCAATTTGTTTTTAAGCACAATACTCCCCCATCCAAGTTGCTGGTCACCACACCACACTTCTTTAACCAGTCTTTGATACTCTTTATTTTTAAGCCAACAGTCCATCACCCTAAATGGCTTAGGGCCCCAATCCACTAGAtctgttttcaaaataattggaCAGTGATCAGAATAATCCCTGTGGAGTACTTGTTGTGAAGAATCAGGCCATTTAAGTAGCCACTTTTCTGAAACCAAGCATCTATCGAGCCTACTCCTCACAGATCCATTTGGCCTACACCAAGTAAATATGCTACCAAAGCTTTTAATTTCCTGAATTTCCATGTCTAATATCCAATCATTGAAACCAGAACTATCATATGTGCCCACACTCCTTTGAGATGAGCCTGTTCTTTCATCCTGGCTTCTAATGCTATTGAAATCCACAAGGAAGCACCATAAACCCTCAGGATTAGAAGCTTTTAACTGCCTCAGTTCTTCCCACAAATCTCTCTTCCCAACAAGATCACATGGAGCATATACATTGACAATGAACAGCTTCAAATTGTCCTTAATCCATGTCCCTACAAGCATTAAAAAATTTCTGCCTTTCACCCTCCTGTCCACCTCGAAATCTGAATTGTTCCACATGCAAAGTAAGCCTCCAACTGTGTGTACTGATGGAACACTGTCCCAAGAGACATTAGAATCTCCCCATATGTTTTGGCAAATGAGCTTGGTGAAATTCTCCTTCTTTGTTTCCTGTAGGCATACAAGATCCACTTTATACTTTAAATTAAGCTTTCTAATAGCAGCCCACTTAATCCACTTCATCTTATAACAATTAAAGGGTCTGACAGTTTGCTAATACAACAAATTCAACAACCCATGTAATTTCCTTAAacacaaaataactaaaagaagaaaaaaagttaagcaTG encodes the following:
- the LOC114371381 gene encoding uncharacterized protein LOC114371381; its protein translation is MKWIKWAAIRKLNLKYKVDLVCLQETKKENFTKLICQNIWGDSNVSWDSVPSVHTVGGLLCMWNNSDFEVDRRVKGRNFLMLVGTWIKDNLKLFIVNVYAPCDLVGKRDLWEELRQLKASNPEGLWCFLVDFNSIRSQDERTGSSQRSVGTYDSSGFNDWILDMEIQEIKSFGSIFTWCRPNGSVRSRLDRCLVSEKWLLKWPDSSQQVLHRDYSDHCPIILKTDLVDWGPKPFRVMDCWLKNKEYQRLVKEVWCGDQQLGWGSIDRTLSEDEVKSMKSIQQELWQVSFAYESLLRQKSRIKWLKEGDSNTAFFHKTINFRRHYNTIQGIFIDDVWVQQPKLIKDEAVKFFASRFTEEKLTRPTLDGVQFKMITHTQSEEMIAPFTDHELKEAVWSCGGDKCPGPD